One region of Drosophila subobscura isolate 14011-0131.10 chromosome J, UCBerk_Dsub_1.0, whole genome shotgun sequence genomic DNA includes:
- the LOC117895178 gene encoding 5,10-methylenetetrahydrofolate reductase, whose protein sequence is MCAKILTKTKRNLSIIIKCNLLEVRNAWGYSESRNAFVCRLDCAPSRRLHNHRLPITSRASGKPSKTNACPAQTRSQFQFQFREICRWASNSCGRFLREMHAIEPASSGLATTSYVPCVHYTTGQTSGTDFVERRVATLVAERTARRQFFYGIEVVALQSGQPTCLDFNRFLPILPTFVSIVWLGTEYCHVNPIDRVKSLQLARSLEARIPVLPHITAYCLSQERLDQFLALNFTNVLPIRGDLVHEIQNFTYSWEIVDYIRKQQGDNISICVAGYPEGYTSLPQRQDPAQAMRFLKQKIAAGADCIITQMCYRSETIIQFIKDCRSAGITVPIVVGLTVADCFRTYCMSEHIAGVHLPPEKREELLLIHKEPQRVAQFFVQLSLRIIRDVLDADVGVYGIQFYTFNKFEPIYELLKELRTLEILKD, encoded by the exons CGCATTCGTTTGTCGCCTCGATTGTGCACCTTCGCGGAGATTGCATAATCACAGACTGCCGATAACCTCACGGGCAAGCGGCAAaccaagcaaaacaaatgcctGCCCAGCCCAGACAcggtcccagttccagttccagttccgcGAGATCTGTCGCTGGGCGAGCAACAGCTGTGGAAGGTTCCTCCGCGAAATGCATGCCAtagagccagccagcagcggccTGGCCACCACATCCTATGTGCCCTGCGTGCACTACACCACGGGGCAGACCAGCGGCACGGACTTCGTGGAGCGTCGCGTGGCGACGCTGGTGGCGGAGCGCACGGCACGGCGGCAGTTCTTCTACGGGATCGAGGTGGTGGCGCTGCAGTCGGGCCAGCCCACCTGCCTGGACTTCAATCGCTTTCTGCCCATACTGCCGACATTCGTGAGCATTGTCTGGCTGGGCACCGAGTACTGCCACGTGAATCCCATCGATCGGGTGAAGAGTCTGCAGCTGGCACGCAGCCTGGAGGCGCGCATTCCCGTGCTGCCGCACATCACCGCCTACTGCCTGTCGCAGGAGCGACTCGATCAGTTTCTGGCCCTCAACTTTACGAATGTTCTGCCCATACGCGGCGACCTGGTCCACGAGATACAAAACTTTACCTACAGCTGGGAGATTGTGGACTACATACGGAAGCAGCAGGGCG ataacatttccatttgtgtggCTGGCTATCCGGAGGGCTACACCAGCCTGCCCCAGCGCCAGGATCCCGCCCAGGCCATGCGCTTCCTCAAGCAGAAAATTGCCGCTGGCGCCGACTGCATCATCACTCAGATGTGCTACCGCTCCGAGACGATCATCCAGTTCATCAAGGACTGTCGCAGCGCGGGCATCACAGTGCCCATTGTCGTGGGTCTGACGGTGGCCGACTGCTTTCGCACCTACTGCATGTCGGAGCACATCGCGGGGGTGCACCTGCCGCCCGAGAAGCGGGAGGAGCTGCTCCTCATCCACAAGGAGCCGCAGCGCGTCGCTCAGTTCTTTGTGCAGCTGAGTCTGCGCATCATTCGCGATGTGCTCGATGCCGATGTGGGTGTGTATGGCATTCAGTTCTACACGTTCAACAAGTTTGAGCCCATCTACGAGCTGCTCAAGGAGCTGCGCACTCTGGAGATACTCAAGGACTAA
- the LOC117895181 gene encoding uncharacterized protein LOC117895181 isoform X1 translates to MVPKATIGNGLLIIRPNLNKPGPSCGGPGPDGGPLILAVPSSRSMVQKVSRTFANKSFLQRRWQSWQHPTTLPLSRMSVNNVIYMRILPKKAAIKDEYDLGSPADLKDKLKNADVP, encoded by the exons ATGGTTCCGAAGGCCACAATTGGGAATGGATTGCTTATAATTAGGCCCAACTTGAACAAACCTGGACCATCCTGCGgg GGTCCTGGCCCAGATGGAGGACCGTTGATCCTGGCAGTCCCCAGCAGTCGCTCCATGGTCCAAAAAGTG TCAAGAACCTTCGCGAATAAGAGTTTTCTTCAACGAAGATGGCAATCCTGGCAACATCCTACAACACTTCCACTGTCCAGAATGTC TGTCAATAATGTCATCTACATGAGGATCTTACCCAAGAAAGCGGCCATCAAGGACGAATATGACCTGGGAAGTCCTGCAGATCTGAAGGACAAACTGAAAAATGCAGACGTACCTTag
- the LOC117895181 gene encoding uncharacterized protein LOC117895181 isoform X2 gives MVQKVSRTFANKSFLQRRWQSWQHPTTLPLSRMSVNNVIYMRILPKKAAIKDEYDLGSPADLKDKLKNADVP, from the exons ATGGTCCAAAAAGTG TCAAGAACCTTCGCGAATAAGAGTTTTCTTCAACGAAGATGGCAATCCTGGCAACATCCTACAACACTTCCACTGTCCAGAATGTC TGTCAATAATGTCATCTACATGAGGATCTTACCCAAGAAAGCGGCCATCAAGGACGAATATGACCTGGGAAGTCCTGCAGATCTGAAGGACAAACTGAAAAATGCAGACGTACCTTag